A window from Corynebacterium singulare encodes these proteins:
- a CDS encoding FtsW/RodA/SpoVE family cell cycle protein: MSKLFSRGTEFGLLVLATLVFAITLVSLELSQGNVLTFDVLYLIGGFIGVFAVAHVVLCFLAPYADQIMLPIVAILNGIGLIMLQRLDLASGGGLAVRQVLWTVVGLILFALVLVLLRDHRSLTRYSYILGALGLILLALPLVWPQPPGVEARIWLWLGPFSIQPGEFSKILLILFFAMLLSQKRSLFTVAGYKFLGLSLPRVRDLAPILIIWGIAIVIMGISNDFGPALLLFSTVLGMLFMATNRVSWLLIGVILVGIGGFGIYQVSEKIQQRFSNFLDPLGNYDTTGFQLSQALFGMSSGGITGTGLGQGHPDMVPVAHSDFILAGIGEEFGLVGLAAVLILFAMLVSRGFRTALTCRDTYGKLVASGLALTLAVQVFVVTGGISALLPMTGLTTPFMSAGGSSLMANYMLLALLLRISNAARRPARELTSNAPSDTSMFPAIQEATR; the protein is encoded by the coding sequence GTGAGCAAGCTCTTTTCTCGTGGAACGGAGTTCGGCCTACTCGTCCTCGCCACGCTGGTCTTTGCCATCACCTTGGTGAGCTTGGAGCTTTCCCAGGGCAACGTGCTGACTTTTGATGTCCTCTACCTCATTGGTGGTTTCATCGGCGTCTTCGCTGTGGCGCACGTTGTGCTGTGTTTCTTGGCGCCCTATGCGGACCAGATCATGCTGCCCATCGTCGCGATCCTTAACGGCATTGGGCTCATTATGTTGCAGCGCCTCGATCTGGCCAGCGGTGGTGGGCTCGCCGTGCGCCAAGTGCTGTGGACCGTGGTAGGCCTTATCCTCTTTGCGCTGGTGCTCGTCCTGTTGCGGGATCACCGATCGTTGACCCGTTACTCCTATATTCTCGGCGCGCTCGGCCTCATCTTGCTGGCGCTGCCACTGGTGTGGCCGCAGCCGCCAGGCGTAGAGGCCCGCATCTGGCTGTGGCTCGGACCCTTCTCAATTCAGCCGGGCGAATTCTCCAAGATACTGTTGATCTTGTTCTTCGCCATGCTGCTTAGCCAGAAGCGCTCCCTGTTTACGGTGGCCGGCTATAAATTCTTGGGCCTGTCCTTGCCGCGTGTGCGCGACCTTGCCCCCATTCTCATTATCTGGGGCATCGCCATCGTCATCATGGGCATCTCTAATGACTTCGGCCCGGCTCTGCTGCTCTTCAGTACCGTGCTCGGCATGCTGTTTATGGCCACCAACCGCGTGAGCTGGCTGCTCATCGGCGTCATCCTCGTGGGCATTGGTGGCTTCGGTATCTACCAGGTTTCGGAGAAAATCCAGCAGCGCTTCTCCAACTTCCTTGACCCGCTGGGCAACTATGACACCACCGGCTTTCAGCTTTCCCAAGCGCTCTTCGGCATGTCCTCTGGCGGCATTACCGGCACCGGCCTGGGCCAGGGCCACCCGGACATGGTGCCGGTGGCGCACTCGGACTTTATCCTGGCAGGCATCGGCGAGGAATTCGGCTTGGTCGGCCTCGCCGCGGTACTCATCCTCTTTGCCATGCTCGTCTCCCGCGGTTTCCGCACCGCGCTGACCTGCCGTGATACCTATGGCAAGCTGGTGGCCTCCGGGCTCGCGCTGACGCTGGCCGTCCAGGTCTTCGTCGTCACCGGCGGCATTTCCGCCCTTCTGCCCATGACGGGCCTCACCACACCGTTCATGTCTGCCGGCGGCTCCTCGCTCATGGCCAACTACATGCTCTTGGCGCTGCTGCTGCGCATTTCCAATGCGGCACGTCGCCCGGCGCGCGAGTTGACCTCCAACGCACCGAGTGACACGTCCATGTTCCCCGCCATCCAGGAGGCCACCCGATGA
- a CDS encoding protein phosphatase 2C domain-containing protein, which produces MTLSLKFTAVTDRGLVRGNNEDSAHAGPHLLVLADGMGGHAAGEVASTTMVEHMASLERDPGDNDMLALLGAAAEDANAAIRAHVDEHPETEGMGTTLTAMLFNGSTFGVCHVGDSRGYRLRDGKLSQITKDDTYVQSLVDEGKLDPEDVSSHPQKSLILKAYTGRPVEPTLFTLDAQPGDRILLCSDGLSDPVTASTIEQALGQGSVEEASIMLRDLALRSGGPDNVTIVVAEVVDAVLDDASPITVGAIQGVVPDPTHPDSSASRAAKLVSPPKAKAAEVTPREDSEEEPQRPPRRSRVGWKVIASLAVVLVIVISGGLWMKNHLANNYYVTTDEEEVLTIQQGADFEIFGRPLHHTYQHACLSEKNALKLGRDDCGGDYAPFKLADLPESERAAVGNLPAGSYDEVQTQLSRLSEKALKPCAKATSKEAEVGTKKSTDKGSATDTKKDAATPAQGKCREVK; this is translated from the coding sequence ATGACTTTAAGCCTGAAATTTACTGCAGTAACGGACCGCGGCTTGGTCCGTGGCAACAATGAGGATTCCGCCCACGCGGGCCCACATTTGTTGGTGCTGGCGGACGGCATGGGCGGTCACGCCGCTGGTGAGGTGGCCTCCACCACCATGGTGGAGCACATGGCTTCTCTCGAGCGCGATCCAGGCGACAATGACATGCTGGCCCTGCTTGGCGCGGCCGCCGAGGATGCCAACGCTGCCATCCGTGCGCACGTGGATGAGCATCCGGAGACCGAAGGTATGGGCACCACCCTCACGGCCATGCTCTTCAACGGTTCCACGTTCGGCGTGTGCCACGTCGGTGATTCCCGTGGTTACCGTTTGCGCGATGGCAAGCTATCCCAGATCACGAAGGATGACACCTACGTCCAGTCCCTTGTGGATGAGGGCAAGCTTGACCCGGAAGATGTGTCCTCCCACCCGCAGAAGTCCCTGATCCTCAAGGCCTACACGGGCCGGCCGGTGGAGCCGACGCTCTTTACGCTGGATGCCCAGCCGGGTGACCGCATCCTGCTGTGCTCGGATGGTCTGTCGGACCCGGTGACGGCATCAACCATTGAGCAGGCGCTGGGACAGGGCTCGGTGGAGGAAGCCTCCATCATGTTGCGTGATCTCGCGCTGCGCTCGGGCGGTCCGGACAACGTCACCATCGTGGTGGCGGAGGTAGTGGACGCCGTGCTTGACGACGCCTCCCCCATCACCGTCGGCGCCATCCAGGGCGTAGTCCCGGACCCGACGCACCCGGATTCCTCCGCGAGCCGCGCAGCAAAGCTGGTCTCGCCCCCAAAAGCGAAGGCCGCTGAGGTCACGCCCCGAGAGGATTCCGAGGAAGAACCGCAGCGGCCGCCGCGACGCAGCCGGGTGGGCTGGAAGGTCATCGCCTCCCTCGCTGTGGTGCTGGTCATCGTGATCAGCGGCGGGTTGTGGATGAAAAATCACCTGGCCAACAACTATTACGTGACCACGGATGAGGAGGAGGTCCTCACCATCCAGCAGGGCGCGGATTTTGAGATTTTTGGCCGTCCGCTGCACCACACCTATCAGCATGCGTGCCTGAGTGAGAAGAATGCGCTCAAGCTCGGCCGCGATGACTGCGGGGGTGACTATGCCCCGTTTAAGCTCGCGGATTTGCCGGAGTCAGAACGCGCCGCGGTGGGCAATCTGCCTGCGGGGTCCTATGACGAGGTGCAGACGCAGCTGTCGCGGCTGTCGGAAAAGGCGTTGAAGCCCTGCGCGAAGGCGACGTCAAAGGAAGCGGAAGTGGGCACAAAAAAGAGCACAGATAAAGGCTCGGCCACGGACACCAAGAAGGACGCCGCCACGCCCGCACAGGGCAAGTGCCGGGAGGTGAAGTAG
- a CDS encoding FHA domain-containing protein FhaB/FipA has protein sequence MDSVVLLSLRIGLLVLLWLFILVALNAMRRDANKAAGVYQASAPVKGSQRRREAPREIAIVDGPLRGSHMELGTLEDCTMGRAQDCDFVTGDDFSSGHHARLFRRGSEWFVEDLESRNGTFVGGARIDQPERVGVGSDIKLGRTTVRLMA, from the coding sequence ATGGACTCGGTTGTGCTGCTGTCGCTGCGCATCGGCCTGCTGGTGTTGCTGTGGCTGTTTATTCTGGTCGCACTCAACGCCATGCGCCGGGACGCCAACAAGGCGGCCGGTGTGTACCAGGCATCGGCCCCGGTGAAGGGGTCACAGAGGCGTCGCGAAGCGCCGCGTGAAATCGCCATCGTGGATGGGCCCCTGCGCGGTTCCCATATGGAACTCGGCACCCTCGAAGACTGTACGATGGGCCGCGCACAAGACTGTGACTTTGTCACTGGTGATGATTTTTCTTCCGGTCACCACGCTCGCCTGTTCCGTCGGGGCAGCGAGTGGTTTGTGGAGGATCTGGAGTCCCGCAACGGCACCTTCGTCGGTGGCGCCCGTATTGACCAGCCGGAACGCGTCGGCGTGGGCTCGGATATCAAACTTGGTCGAACGACCGTGAGGTTGATGGCATGA
- a CDS encoding DUF3662 and FHA domain-containing protein, with protein sequence MALLEKLAKLDSSLQRGLDNGMAFVFGGKVVPAEIEELLKQEAQDNLSRGDDGKLYSPNVMTVGVSSKDIENLSQDRDIPSDLSDQLTRFIRNSGWSLAGPVIVRIAEESGLRTGQLRVSSFLDHEPTEETGFDAIFHHDHGQEDSMTQPHNADEAKTTAFMVPNPNEPAPTPQGPAVTLMLQDGSSRVYHVREGSNILGRSNDADLRLPDTGVSRQHAEITWNGQDAVLVDLQSTNGTTVNDTPIENWLLADGDVITLGHSHIEVRITGLENQNY encoded by the coding sequence ATGGCATTGCTCGAGAAACTCGCCAAGCTGGATTCCTCCCTGCAGCGCGGATTGGACAACGGCATGGCCTTTGTCTTTGGCGGCAAGGTCGTCCCCGCAGAGATTGAGGAACTCCTCAAGCAAGAGGCGCAGGACAACCTGTCCCGCGGTGATGACGGCAAGCTGTACAGCCCCAACGTCATGACCGTCGGTGTGTCCTCCAAAGACATTGAGAACCTCTCCCAAGACCGGGATATTCCTTCGGATTTGTCTGACCAACTCACCCGCTTCATTCGCAACAGTGGCTGGTCCTTAGCTGGGCCGGTCATCGTGCGAATTGCGGAGGAGTCGGGACTGCGCACGGGCCAATTGCGCGTGTCTTCCTTTTTGGACCACGAGCCCACCGAAGAAACGGGATTCGACGCGATTTTCCACCACGACCATGGTCAGGAGGACTCTATGACCCAGCCGCACAACGCCGACGAGGCAAAGACCACCGCTTTCATGGTGCCGAACCCCAACGAGCCGGCACCAACCCCGCAGGGCCCGGCGGTGACGCTCATGCTGCAGGACGGTTCCTCCCGCGTCTACCACGTGCGCGAAGGCTCCAACATCCTCGGCCGCAGCAACGACGCTGACCTGCGCCTGCCGGATACGGGTGTCTCCCGCCAGCATGCGGAAATCACGTGGAATGGCCAGGATGCGGTGCTGGTGGATCTGCAGTCCACGAACGGCACCACGGTCAACGACACCCCGATTGAGAACTGGCTGCTTGCCGACGGCGACGTGATCACCCTCGGCCACTCCCACATCGAGGTCCGCATTACCGGCCTTGAGAACCAGAATTATTAA
- a CDS encoding IS1249 family transposase: MANRNRPSCDMCGHGLVKNGKTAAGTQRWLCPHCNASSINTRVHTSEIRHFKIFIDWILSGESADHLATRLGVSRRTLTRWFTLLWFITVPTSTDSYRVYDQVFIDGTYFHKKCLLVACTDTHVIAWHWCLRETSYEYLKLLDKIAQPLIVTTDGAGGALKALRIKWPDVRIQRCLVHVQRNTFADISRNPIHPAHKAIRKLGYMLVQVRNPEDAARFTAAVHHTRITFADWLKQRTYRSAIPAGQVPKWVSPNQKWWYTHRNARRALKRLEKLIHAGHLFAFLTPPDGLTQDLKATTNLLEGGINKQLKDLAGNHRGMFDEHQRITMDWWLYTHTEDPVAPLELAKQQDFGRQGEKAARAAWAKEELKRRGHPDGRPATYDTGIDNEWNPSLGIRKGWAGRS, from the coding sequence ATGGCTAATAGGAATCGGCCGTCGTGTGACATGTGCGGCCACGGACTGGTTAAGAACGGCAAAACCGCGGCAGGAACCCAACGCTGGCTATGCCCTCATTGCAACGCATCTTCGATTAATACCCGGGTGCACACCAGCGAGATTCGGCACTTCAAAATCTTTATTGACTGGATTCTTTCCGGCGAATCCGCAGACCATCTCGCCACACGTCTCGGGGTATCAAGACGCACCTTGACCCGGTGGTTCACATTGCTGTGGTTTATCACCGTGCCCACGTCTACTGACTCCTATCGTGTCTACGACCAGGTCTTTATCGACGGCACCTACTTTCACAAGAAATGCCTGCTGGTAGCCTGCACCGACACACACGTCATCGCCTGGCATTGGTGCCTGCGTGAAACCTCATACGAGTACTTAAAACTGCTCGACAAAATCGCGCAACCACTCATCGTCACCACCGACGGGGCAGGCGGAGCGCTCAAGGCACTGCGCATTAAATGGCCCGACGTGAGAATCCAGCGCTGTCTTGTTCACGTCCAGCGCAACACCTTTGCTGATATCAGCCGCAACCCGATTCACCCAGCCCATAAAGCAATCCGAAAGCTGGGCTACATGCTCGTCCAGGTACGCAATCCCGAAGATGCTGCACGGTTTACAGCTGCAGTCCACCACACCCGCATCACCTTTGCCGATTGGCTTAAACAGCGCACCTACCGCAGTGCTATACCGGCAGGCCAAGTACCGAAATGGGTCAGCCCTAACCAGAAATGGTGGTACACCCACCGCAATGCCCGCAGGGCTCTAAAACGGTTAGAAAAGCTCATCCACGCAGGACACCTATTTGCCTTTCTTACCCCGCCTGATGGCCTCACACAGGACTTAAAAGCCACCACAAACCTGCTGGAAGGCGGCATCAACAAACAACTCAAAGACTTAGCGGGCAATCATCGCGGCATGTTCGATGAGCATCAGCGCATCACCATGGACTGGTGGCTCTACACCCACACCGAAGACCCGGTAGCGCCACTGGAGTTGGCCAAGCAACAAGACTTCGGACGCCAAGGAGAAAAGGCAGCACGCGCAGCCTGGGCGAAAGAAGAACTTAAACGACGCGGCCACCCAGACGGGCGACCAGCCACATACGACACCGGCATCGACAACGAGTGGAACCCCAGCTTAGGCATAAGAAAAGGCTGGGCCGGACGCTCCTAA
- a CDS encoding class I SAM-dependent methyltransferase, whose product MMGDKVRVRQSYAERAFEYVAALGDVDSMDPLDVNLITDWGMNIHGPLLDAGSGPGHWTELLRSLGCDVTGLDIVPEFIDSARQRFPLATFETGNLLDMPFESSRFDGILAWYSLIHMTPKERRAALREFSRVLKPKGTLLIGAFLGQQGVSFNHAITEAFYWSEAGLVTYLESAGFQVISVDTRDSEGRRPHISVLARLP is encoded by the coding sequence ATGATGGGAGATAAAGTGCGCGTGCGGCAGTCATATGCAGAGCGTGCTTTCGAATACGTTGCGGCGCTAGGTGATGTCGACAGCATGGATCCACTAGACGTTAACCTTATAACTGATTGGGGGATGAATATTCATGGTCCTTTGCTTGATGCTGGTTCAGGGCCAGGTCATTGGACTGAACTCCTGCGTAGTTTGGGCTGTGACGTCACGGGTCTCGATATAGTTCCAGAATTTATTGACTCGGCACGCCAGCGATTTCCTCTAGCCACCTTCGAGACAGGTAACCTTTTGGATATGCCGTTCGAATCTTCTAGATTCGACGGGATCCTTGCTTGGTATTCACTCATCCATATGACACCAAAAGAACGCCGCGCAGCTTTAAGAGAGTTTTCCAGGGTCCTCAAACCGAAAGGAACTCTCCTTATCGGGGCTTTCCTAGGGCAGCAGGGCGTTTCGTTTAACCATGCGATCACAGAGGCCTTCTACTGGTCGGAAGCGGGATTGGTTACCTATTTGGAGTCTGCGGGTTTTCAAGTGATCTCCGTCGATACTCGTGATTCCGAAGGTAGGCGACCTCATATTTCAGTGCTAGCTCGACTTCCTTAG
- a CDS encoding DUF2599 domain-containing protein, whose translation MLSPQLCNSTSPETAGWNEAKSKGVSDTGSLHNQIVFHPLSQVARVKPSWNLEDWRPDVGLPRTTAERCNLGGGDN comes from the coding sequence CTGCTCTCCCCCCAACTTTGCAACAGCACCTCCCCTGAAACTGCAGGTTGGAATGAAGCAAAATCCAAGGGGGTTTCGGATACCGGAAGCCTCCACAACCAGATTGTGTTTCACCCGCTATCTCAAGTCGCCCGAGTTAAGCCTAGTTGGAACTTGGAGGATTGGCGCCCTGATGTTGGACTTCCTAGAACAACAGCCGAACGATGTAATCTGGGTGGGGGAGACAACTAA
- a CDS encoding copper-translocating P-type ATPase yields the protein MSTPHHSGDHHGDHPAPETDHTHHPDHVGHEHHADADTHGQAMPHDHPHSALDDDHHVHGHGEHAGHSTAMFRDRFWWSLILSIPVVIFSPMVADLLGYRLPAFPGSTWIPPVLGTIIFVYGGTPFLKGGWKELKSRQPGMMLLIAMAITVAFVASWVTTLGLGGFELDFWWELALLVTIMLLGHWLEMSALGAASSALDALAALLPDEAEKVIDGTTRTVAISELVVDDVVLVRAGARVPADGTILDGAAEFDEAMITGESRPVFRDTGDKVVAGTVATDNTVRIRVEATGGDTALAGIQRMVADAQESSSRAQALADRAAALLFWFALISALITAVVWTIIGSPDDAVVRTVTVLVIACPHALGLAIPLVIAISSERAAKSGVLIKDRMALERMRTIDVVLFDKTGTLTEGAHAVTGVAAAVDVTEGELLALAAAAEADSEHPVARAIVAAAAAHPEASRRQMRATGFSAASGRGVRATVDGAEILVGGPNMLRELNLTTPAELTDTTSAWTGRGAGVLHIVRDGQIIGAVAVEDKIRPESRAAVKALQDRGVKVAMITGDAQQVAHAVGQDLGIDEVFAEVLPQDKDTKVTQLQGRGLSVAMVGDGVNDAPALTRADVGIAIGAGTDVAMESAGVVLASDDPRAVLSMIELSQASYRKMIQNLIWASGYNILAVPLAAGVLASIGFVLSPAVGAILMSASTIVVALNAQLLRRIDLDPANLAPTESKDEHTTPTPASTAVH from the coding sequence ATGAGCACTCCCCACCATTCGGGTGATCACCATGGTGATCACCCCGCTCCGGAAACAGACCACACCCACCACCCGGATCATGTCGGCCACGAACACCACGCAGATGCCGACACCCACGGCCAGGCGATGCCCCACGATCACCCGCACTCCGCCCTGGACGATGACCACCACGTTCATGGTCACGGCGAACACGCCGGGCACAGCACCGCAATGTTTCGGGACCGCTTCTGGTGGTCGCTGATTCTGTCCATTCCCGTCGTTATTTTCAGCCCCATGGTCGCCGACCTGCTCGGCTACCGCCTCCCGGCATTCCCCGGATCCACCTGGATCCCCCCGGTGCTGGGCACGATCATCTTCGTCTACGGCGGAACGCCTTTCCTCAAGGGCGGATGGAAAGAACTGAAATCCCGCCAACCCGGGATGATGCTCCTGATCGCCATGGCCATCACCGTGGCGTTTGTCGCCTCCTGGGTCACCACTCTGGGGCTGGGCGGTTTTGAGCTGGACTTCTGGTGGGAGCTGGCCCTGCTGGTGACCATCATGCTGCTGGGCCACTGGCTGGAGATGTCCGCTCTCGGGGCCGCGTCCTCCGCGCTTGACGCGCTGGCTGCCCTGCTGCCGGATGAGGCCGAGAAAGTCATCGACGGGACCACCCGCACCGTGGCCATCTCCGAGCTGGTCGTCGACGACGTCGTGCTGGTGAGGGCCGGTGCCCGCGTGCCGGCCGACGGAACCATCCTCGACGGAGCCGCCGAATTCGATGAGGCGATGATCACCGGCGAATCCCGTCCCGTCTTCCGCGACACCGGTGACAAGGTGGTCGCCGGTACCGTGGCCACCGACAACACCGTCCGCATCCGGGTGGAGGCTACAGGCGGGGACACCGCCCTGGCCGGGATCCAACGCATGGTTGCCGACGCCCAGGAGTCCTCCTCCCGGGCCCAGGCCCTGGCGGATCGGGCGGCGGCGTTGTTGTTCTGGTTCGCGCTGATCTCCGCTCTGATCACCGCGGTGGTGTGGACCATTATCGGCAGCCCGGACGATGCCGTGGTGCGCACGGTCACGGTGCTGGTCATCGCCTGCCCGCATGCCCTGGGCCTGGCGATTCCGCTGGTCATTGCGATCTCCAGCGAGCGAGCCGCGAAGTCCGGGGTGCTCATCAAGGACCGGATGGCGCTCGAGCGGATGCGCACCATCGACGTGGTGCTCTTCGACAAAACCGGCACCCTGACCGAGGGTGCGCACGCGGTCACCGGTGTCGCGGCCGCTGTCGACGTCACCGAGGGCGAGCTGCTGGCCCTGGCCGCCGCCGCGGAGGCCGACAGCGAGCACCCCGTGGCCCGCGCCATCGTGGCGGCCGCGGCCGCCCATCCCGAGGCCTCCCGTCGGCAAATGCGTGCAACTGGATTCAGCGCCGCCTCCGGCCGGGGGGTCCGGGCCACTGTCGATGGCGCTGAGATCCTCGTGGGCGGGCCGAACATGCTGCGCGAGCTCAACCTCACCACCCCGGCCGAGCTCACCGACACCACCAGCGCCTGGACCGGGCGTGGGGCCGGTGTGCTCCATATTGTCCGCGACGGTCAGATCATCGGTGCGGTGGCCGTCGAGGACAAGATCCGCCCCGAATCCCGCGCCGCCGTGAAGGCCCTGCAGGACCGCGGGGTGAAGGTCGCGATGATCACCGGCGACGCCCAGCAGGTGGCCCACGCCGTCGGTCAGGACTTAGGCATCGATGAGGTCTTCGCCGAGGTCCTGCCCCAGGACAAAGACACCAAGGTCACGCAGCTGCAGGGCCGGGGTTTGAGCGTGGCCATGGTCGGTGACGGTGTCAATGATGCCCCCGCTCTGACCCGCGCGGACGTCGGTATCGCCATCGGTGCCGGCACGGATGTGGCCATGGAATCTGCCGGGGTGGTCCTAGCCAGCGATGACCCGCGGGCAGTGCTGTCGATGATTGAGCTGTCCCAGGCCAGCTACCGCAAGATGATCCAGAACCTGATCTGGGCCTCTGGCTACAATATCCTCGCTGTGCCGCTGGCCGCCGGAGTGCTCGCCTCGATCGGGTTCGTGCTGTCCCCGGCCGTGGGCGCGATCTTGATGTCTGCCTCGACCATCGTGGTGGCCCTGAACGCCCAGCTGTTGCGCCGCATTGATCTGGATCCGGCTAACCTGGCTCCGACCGAGTCGAAGGACGAACACACCACACCTACTCCGGCATCCACCGCCGTCCACTGA
- a CDS encoding heavy-metal-associated domain-containing protein, which translates to MITSPPRLLPLASHGCSCCGPASRADTASVPATSDSSAGGSSSSYQVTGLTCGHCVKSVTQALQALPQVDDVQIDLAAGGVSTVTITGAVPPEMVRRAIEEAGYTVLS; encoded by the coding sequence ATGATCACCTCCCCGCCCCGCCTCTTGCCGCTGGCCTCCCACGGCTGCAGCTGTTGCGGACCTGCCTCGCGTGCCGACACCGCCTCCGTCCCTGCCACCAGCGACTCGTCAGCAGGAGGGTCCTCCTCTAGCTATCAGGTCACCGGCCTGACCTGCGGGCACTGCGTGAAAAGCGTGACCCAGGCCCTTCAGGCCCTCCCCCAGGTCGACGACGTCCAGATTGATCTCGCTGCTGGTGGTGTTTCCACCGTCACGATCACCGGTGCCGTACCTCCGGAGATGGTTCGCCGGGCCATCGAGGAGGCCGGCTACACCGTCTTATCCTGA
- a CDS encoding multicopper oxidase family protein, whose amino-acid sequence MMNGFSRRQFLLGGLVLAGTGAVAACTSDPGPAASAPGSSLRPTPTPTALGEPTVRRTLTARPLSLDIGGIEAKTWGYVSDTGDAAIEATAGDVLQVDITNELPDSTSIHWHGIALHNAADGVPGMTQDPIEPGESFSYVFEVPHGGTYFYHSHSGLQLDRGLHAPLIIRDPQDAEDQDVEWTIVLDDWVDGIQGTPDDELDKLTGMGSGDHNGRMGMGGHGHMMHGTPDRVLGGDAGDVMYPHYLINGRIPRAHRTFEARPGDKARLRFINSGGDTIFKVALGGHRMTVTHTDGFPVQPWETESIYLSMGERVDVEVILGDGIFPLTALAVGKDDRAFAVIRTAGGQAPHPDVDFPELSSTGLLLSSLKPADRALLPEGTPDREVSIDLGGQMMPYEWSILTDGQSSSATVQEGQRLRMVMRNRTMMPHPMHIHGHTWALPGSGGLRKDTVLLRHGETMIADLIADNPGEWAFHCHNAYHMETGMVSSLRYE is encoded by the coding sequence ATGATGAACGGATTTTCCCGACGACAGTTTTTGCTCGGCGGGCTCGTCCTCGCCGGCACCGGGGCCGTGGCCGCTTGCACCAGCGACCCTGGACCTGCTGCCTCGGCACCAGGTTCCTCCCTTCGCCCCACTCCCACCCCCACTGCGCTCGGTGAGCCGACGGTGCGCCGGACACTGACCGCCCGGCCCCTCTCTCTGGATATCGGCGGCATCGAAGCCAAGACGTGGGGATACGTCTCTGACACCGGGGATGCGGCCATTGAGGCTACCGCCGGCGACGTCCTCCAGGTCGATATCACCAATGAACTGCCTGATAGCACCTCCATCCACTGGCATGGCATCGCACTCCACAACGCAGCTGACGGTGTGCCCGGCATGACCCAGGACCCCATTGAACCTGGCGAGTCTTTCTCCTATGTTTTTGAAGTCCCCCACGGTGGCACCTACTTCTACCATTCCCACTCCGGCCTGCAGCTTGATCGCGGCCTTCACGCCCCACTGATCATCCGTGACCCGCAAGACGCTGAGGACCAGGACGTCGAGTGGACCATCGTGCTCGACGACTGGGTCGATGGCATTCAGGGCACTCCCGACGATGAGCTCGACAAGCTCACCGGAATGGGTTCGGGCGACCATAACGGGAGGATGGGAATGGGAGGTCACGGCCATATGATGCACGGCACCCCGGACCGGGTACTGGGCGGGGATGCCGGCGATGTGATGTATCCGCACTACCTCATCAACGGACGTATCCCCCGTGCTCACCGGACCTTCGAGGCTCGCCCGGGCGACAAGGCCCGCCTGCGGTTTATCAACTCCGGCGGTGACACCATCTTCAAGGTGGCCCTCGGTGGTCACCGCATGACCGTCACCCACACCGACGGCTTCCCTGTCCAGCCCTGGGAGACCGAATCGATTTACCTGTCGATGGGCGAGCGTGTCGACGTCGAGGTCATCCTCGGCGACGGCATCTTCCCGCTCACGGCTTTGGCGGTGGGTAAGGACGACCGCGCCTTCGCCGTCATCCGCACCGCCGGCGGCCAGGCCCCCCACCCCGATGTCGACTTCCCCGAGTTGTCGTCCACCGGACTGCTTCTGTCCTCCCTGAAGCCAGCAGACCGTGCACTCCTGCCCGAGGGCACACCAGACCGAGAAGTCAGCATCGACCTGGGCGGGCAGATGATGCCGTATGAATGGAGCATTCTCACCGACGGTCAATCCTCCTCCGCGACCGTGCAGGAGGGCCAGCGCCTGCGGATGGTCATGCGCAACAGGACCATGATGCCCCATCCCATGCACATCCACGGCCACACGTGGGCGCTGCCCGGCAGCGGCGGGCTACGCAAGGACACCGTCCTTCTCCGCCACGGTGAAACCATGATCGCCGACCTGATCGCTGACAATCCCGGTGAGTGGGCATTTCACTGCCATAACGCCTATCACATGGAAACCGGGATGGTCAGCTCGCTTCGCTACGAGTAA